TTTTCTATGAAAGATTTAGTAGAAGAGGTAGTTGCGTTTTTGCAAGTAGATGTGAAGTATAAAGATGCTCAATTTATTATTGATTCAGGTCTACCTGATGCCTTCGGAGATCGAGGGATGATTTTTCAATTGCTTAATAACCTTCTAGGTAATGCCCTTAAGTATTCTCAAATGGTAGAAAAGCCTATTATAGAAATAGGTTTTGATAGTAGTGAGTCTCCTTCGGTGTACTATGTAAAGGATAATGGGATAGGTTTTAACAATAAGTATAATGAAAAAATCTTTGGAGTTTTTAACAGACTTGTAAAGGACGAGTTTGAAGGTTCTGGGATAGGTCTTGCTATCTCTCAACGTGTGGTAGAGAAACATCAAGGTCGTATTTGGGCAGAGGGCAAGATAGATGATGGAGCCACATTTTATTTTCAATTACCCAATAGATAATGAAAGGACTTATTGTATCTGTAGAAGATAATGCCACAGATAGTGCATTAATGAGTCGTATTTTTGATAAAGAAATGCCACTTGTTGAAGTTCGCTTTATAGATGATTCCTTAGAAGCTCTATCATGGTTTAAAGCTTATGATGATGTGAGTCGCATACCTGATCTTATATTATTAGACATAAAAATGCCTAGATTAAATGGTTTAGACCTCTTAAAGGAAATAAGAAAAATAGAGTTATTTAAATATGCACCTATTGTTATGATGAGTTCGTCAGATCAAATAAGTGATAAGGATAAGGCTTATCTCAATGGAGCAAATAGCTACCTAGAAAAGCCAAAAAATTATGCTGAACTAAAGGAGCGAATCCCCGTTATCGCCAAATATTGGTTAACATTAAATAAATAATTATGTCAACAGAAGTACATATACTACTTGTAGAAGATAC
The genomic region above belongs to Dokdonia sp. Dokd-P16 and contains:
- a CDS encoding response regulator, coding for MKGLIVSVEDNATDSALMSRIFDKEMPLVEVRFIDDSLEALSWFKAYDDVSRIPDLILLDIKMPRLNGLDLLKEIRKIELFKYAPIVMMSSSDQISDKDKAYLNGANSYLEKPKNYAELKERIPVIAKYWLTLNK